The Acetomicrobium flavidum genome window below encodes:
- a CDS encoding LysR family transcriptional regulator gives MDEKVLQYVLAIAKTKSFTQAAEQLYVSQPALSQAIKRLECELEVELFYRDRTKVVLTPAGVIFVEGAREILKQVDNLKRQIKHFRANPQDTISIGVSQFYGKHFLYFLIDGLKQNLPSYRIKIIEGESKFLENLIDQGKLDFGIFPAPIYNKSVHFTPIYIEKILFTFNKRNKDAFSLLPNAFDGKYINLFLYKEFPFILLKEGLKLRVLADKICTSYGFKPKAILESENLDTIYSLVTHNYGVAFLPSTIFQSINIEKSEVSFYPLKSKLSKRDIGIAYKEGYLDKNLVSKVVQSIGNKVSTNKNLK, from the coding sequence ATGGATGAGAAAGTGCTTCAATATGTTTTGGCCATTGCAAAAACAAAGAGTTTCACCCAGGCTGCCGAACAGCTTTATGTCAGCCAACCCGCCCTTAGTCAAGCCATAAAAAGATTGGAATGTGAACTTGAGGTGGAACTGTTTTATAGGGATCGCACAAAGGTCGTGCTCACGCCTGCCGGAGTCATCTTCGTGGAAGGGGCCAGGGAGATACTAAAACAGGTGGATAATTTGAAACGCCAAATAAAACATTTTAGAGCAAACCCACAAGATACAATTAGCATAGGTGTTTCCCAATTTTACGGCAAGCATTTCCTTTATTTCCTTATAGATGGTTTAAAGCAAAACTTACCATCTTATCGAATTAAAATTATTGAAGGTGAGTCAAAATTTCTTGAAAACCTTATTGATCAAGGAAAATTAGATTTTGGGATATTTCCAGCTCCTATTTACAATAAATCAGTTCATTTTACTCCTATATACATAGAAAAAATATTATTTACTTTTAATAAGAGAAATAAAGATGCATTTTCCTTGTTACCTAATGCTTTTGATGGGAAATATATTAATTTATTTTTATATAAAGAATTTCCATTTATATTACTTAAGGAAGGTCTAAAGTTGAGGGTATTGGCGGATAAAATTTGTACATCGTATGGTTTTAAGCCAAAAGCTATCTTAGAGTCCGAAAACCTGGATACTATCTATTCGTTGGTAACACATAATTATGGGGTTGCTTTTTTGCCTAGCACTATATTCCAAAGCATTAATATCGAAAAATCAGAAGTTAGTTTCTATCCGCTGAAATCTAAACTTAGTAAACGAGACATCGGCATTGCCTATAAGGAAGGATACCTTGACAAGAATCTTGTAAGTAAAGTTGTTCAAAGCATAGGCAATAAGGTTAGCACGAATAAGAACTTGAAATGA
- a CDS encoding ADP-ribosylglycohydrolase family protein has translation MKKDKVIGGLLGLCIGDALGVPVEFQSREKLRRNPVKDMMGYGTHNQPPGTWSDDSSLTFCLAESLCNGFDLRDIADKFVKWMYEGYWTPWGEAFDIGGTTQIAISRLKKGVDPLEAGPTDERSNGNGSLMRILPLIFYVEKMDEEEQFEITHQVSRITHGHIRSQMACGIYVQFGINLFNGDAPEAAYEKMKDAVLKYYSKEPYIEELSHFSRILASDISSLPIDSIKSSGYVVDSLEACLWCFLNNDSYRDTVITAVNLGGDTDTIGALAGGLAGIYYGYEGIPKEWIEKIAKVDEIIRLGERLYEAIYSSTYSKGWQEN, from the coding sequence ATGAAAAAAGATAAGGTCATAGGCGGTTTGCTTGGATTATGCATCGGAGATGCTTTAGGCGTGCCCGTGGAGTTTCAATCAAGGGAAAAGCTTAGAAGAAATCCCGTCAAAGACATGATGGGATACGGAACTCACAACCAGCCGCCGGGCACGTGGTCAGACGACAGCTCTCTTACCTTTTGTTTGGCCGAATCGCTTTGCAATGGCTTTGACCTTCGAGATATCGCTGACAAATTCGTCAAATGGATGTATGAAGGTTACTGGACACCATGGGGCGAGGCCTTTGATATTGGAGGTACAACTCAAATCGCCATCTCACGCTTAAAGAAAGGAGTTGATCCCCTAGAAGCTGGACCTACGGATGAACGCAGCAACGGCAACGGGTCGCTCATGAGAATTTTGCCGTTGATATTTTATGTAGAGAAAATGGATGAAGAAGAGCAATTTGAAATCACTCACCAGGTCTCGCGCATAACACACGGACATATAAGATCGCAAATGGCATGCGGAATATACGTTCAATTCGGGATCAATTTGTTTAATGGCGACGCTCCTGAAGCAGCTTACGAGAAGATGAAAGATGCCGTTTTGAAATATTATTCTAAAGAGCCATACATTGAGGAGTTGAGTCATTTTAGCAGAATCCTTGCATCCGATATTTCATCTCTGCCGATTGATTCCATAAAATCAAGCGGTTATGTCGTAGATTCACTGGAGGCCTGTCTATGGTGCTTCCTAAATAACGATTCCTACAGAGACACTGTCATAACGGCAGTAAATCTCGGTGGAGATACGGACACCATTGGCGCCCTTGCCGGCGGATTGGCCGGAATATACTACGGCTATGAAGGCATCCCCAAGGAATGGATAGAGAAGATCGCCAAAGTCGATGAAATAATTCGGCTGGGAGAAAGGCTGTATGAGGCGATTTATAGTAGTACATATAGTAAAGGGTGGCAAGAAAACTAA
- the kamA gene encoding lysine 2,3-aminomutase yields MRDYREISLWKNVTPEEWNDWHWQLSNRITDIEALSEIITLTPEEKKALNDDLLELRMAITPYYATLMDPNDVNCPIRMQAVPTSKERYTAEEDFYDPLAEDRYAPVPGFVHRYPDRGILLVTDQCSMYCRFCTRRRFAGEVDRPKSREEIQAAIDYIERTPVLRDILITGGDPLTMEDENLEWLLMSLRRIPHVEIIRIGTRVPAVMPQRITRSLVSMLRQFHPLWINVHFNHPKEITPYSTRALNMLADAGIPLGNQSVLLRGINDCPYIFKELFHKLLVNRVRPYYIYQCDLSRGISHFRTSVGKGIEIIEFLRGHTTGMAVPTFVVDAPGGGGKIPLMPNYLLAQGERRVVLRNFEGTITVYTEPEDASSHCHGCKEICMRQSMSSGGGVSELLEGSRLQLEPQVLKREERRHQWMEEKKDQSLNTSKPECPFL; encoded by the coding sequence ATGAGAGACTATAGGGAAATATCCCTGTGGAAGAACGTAACGCCGGAAGAGTGGAACGATTGGCATTGGCAGCTCTCCAACCGCATCACCGATATTGAGGCTTTAAGCGAGATCATCACCCTTACACCTGAGGAGAAAAAGGCCCTAAACGACGACCTTTTGGAACTGCGAATGGCGATCACCCCCTACTATGCCACCCTGATGGATCCAAACGACGTCAACTGCCCCATCCGCATGCAGGCCGTCCCGACTTCCAAGGAAAGATACACCGCGGAAGAGGACTTCTACGACCCCTTGGCGGAAGACAGATACGCGCCGGTCCCTGGGTTCGTGCACAGATATCCTGATAGGGGAATACTTTTGGTGACCGACCAGTGCTCCATGTACTGCAGGTTCTGCACCAGGAGGCGATTTGCGGGCGAGGTGGACAGGCCGAAAAGCCGGGAGGAAATTCAGGCAGCCATAGATTACATCGAAAGGACCCCCGTGCTTAGAGATATACTGATCACCGGCGGAGATCCTCTGACCATGGAAGACGAAAACCTGGAGTGGCTTTTGATGAGCTTGCGCCGAATACCTCACGTCGAGATCATAAGGATAGGGACGCGTGTTCCGGCAGTGATGCCCCAGAGGATCACGAGGTCTTTGGTCTCCATGTTAAGGCAGTTTCATCCGCTGTGGATCAACGTCCACTTCAACCATCCTAAGGAAATTACGCCCTATTCGACCAGAGCCTTAAACATGCTCGCCGACGCAGGTATACCGCTTGGCAACCAATCCGTGCTGCTTCGTGGCATCAACGACTGCCCATACATCTTCAAGGAGCTGTTTCACAAGCTTTTGGTGAACAGGGTTCGTCCATACTACATTTACCAATGCGATTTGTCTCGAGGAATATCTCATTTTCGCACCTCCGTCGGCAAGGGCATCGAGATCATAGAATTCCTGCGCGGACATACGACAGGCATGGCCGTTCCCACCTTCGTTGTAGATGCCCCCGGGGGAGGCGGCAAGATACCGCTCATGCCAAACTACCTGCTGGCCCAGGGCGAGCGAAGGGTTGTGCTCAGGAACTTCGAAGGGACCATCACGGTATATACCGAGCCGGAAGACGCCAGCTCCCACTGCCATGGCTGCAAGGAGATATGCATGAGGCAGTCGATGTCTTCAGGCGGAGGCGTCTCGGAGTTGCTCGAAGGAAGCAGGCTGCAGCTTGAGCCGCAAGTACTCAAGAGGGAGGAACGGAGGCATCAGTGGATGGAGGAAAAGAAAGATCAGTCCCTTAACACCTCTAAGCCAGAATGCCCGTTCCTTTAG
- a CDS encoding GNAT family N-acetyltransferase: MDSQERRYAKYLEIARATKAFNEAEIGVLEEVLQDCLVEQSEEGYILLAEQDKGEDVAFLIYGKTPMTEFTYDLYWIVVSPSYQGKGIGRRLVNRMESLILAKREKANIRLETSGSKAYSGQRSFYEALGFRVCGRIPSFYREGDDLVTFYKFISKNNPSGGKEGNERL; this comes from the coding sequence ATGGACTCGCAAGAGAGACGGTATGCGAAGTACTTAGAGATAGCGCGGGCTACTAAGGCATTCAACGAGGCAGAGATAGGAGTGCTAGAAGAGGTGCTTCAAGACTGCCTCGTCGAGCAAAGCGAGGAAGGCTATATACTGCTTGCCGAACAGGATAAGGGGGAAGACGTCGCCTTTTTGATATACGGCAAAACGCCTATGACCGAGTTCACTTATGACCTTTATTGGATCGTCGTATCCCCTTCATATCAGGGCAAGGGAATCGGCAGACGCTTGGTGAACAGAATGGAATCTCTGATCCTGGCAAAAAGGGAGAAGGCAAACATAAGGCTGGAGACCTCGGGCAGCAAGGCTTATAGCGGCCAAAGGTCCTTTTATGAGGCCTTGGGTTTCCGCGTATGCGGTCGCATCCCTTCCTTTTACAGGGAAGGCGATGATTTAGTAACTTTCTATAAATTTATATCAAAAAATAATCCTTCGGGAGGCAAAGAAGGCAATGAGAGACTATAG
- a CDS encoding D-alanine--D-alanine ligase family protein, whose translation MRVLIVTAKEDTDRPDVLDTLRCRDSVAGALASNGYIVDTLEITKEDFGDPDKLERKILRHGPDCIFNLFEGFSDDSMKEVSFAMFLESLNIPFTGNGSTALYSSLDKFLAKQLLASEGVPVPRGKCIKSILYDLDKLPCPAFVKPRFEDGSVGIDDNSLIVSREQFAEVLPHKLSAFPAGVIVEEFLEGREFNVGLVGHPPYEVLGISMIDYKDYPGIMPFLDYRSKWDESSQSYKITPENPKFITEEMRQHLIWIARRAGIALSCKGYFRVDMREKDGRICIIDVNPNPDLNIDSGLANQCKRSGLPYDALVSYIVDIALREDNHGLARETVCEVLRDSAGY comes from the coding sequence ATGAGAGTGTTGATTGTTACGGCCAAAGAAGATACAGACAGGCCAGATGTGTTGGATACGCTCAGGTGTAGGGACTCGGTGGCTGGTGCTTTAGCATCCAACGGCTACATCGTCGATACTCTGGAGATCACCAAAGAAGATTTTGGCGATCCGGACAAACTTGAAAGAAAGATATTACGCCATGGCCCGGACTGCATATTCAACCTGTTTGAAGGATTTTCCGACGACAGCATGAAGGAAGTCTCCTTTGCCATGTTTTTGGAATCTTTAAACATTCCCTTTACCGGCAACGGCTCGACCGCCCTTTATTCGTCCTTGGACAAATTCCTGGCAAAGCAGCTCTTGGCAAGCGAAGGCGTGCCCGTACCGCGAGGCAAGTGCATAAAGTCAATCCTTTACGACTTAGATAAGTTGCCCTGCCCTGCTTTTGTTAAGCCGCGCTTTGAAGACGGTAGCGTTGGCATTGACGACAATTCGCTGATCGTCTCCAGGGAACAGTTTGCTGAGGTCCTGCCGCACAAATTGTCGGCCTTTCCTGCCGGCGTGATAGTCGAAGAGTTTTTGGAAGGACGCGAATTTAACGTTGGATTGGTAGGACACCCGCCATACGAAGTGCTGGGCATATCGATGATAGATTACAAGGACTATCCGGGAATCATGCCTTTTTTGGACTACAGATCCAAGTGGGATGAGTCAAGCCAAAGCTACAAGATCACCCCTGAAAACCCGAAGTTCATCACAGAAGAGATGAGGCAGCATCTGATTTGGATCGCCAGGCGTGCAGGTATTGCGCTTTCATGCAAGGGCTATTTCAGGGTCGACATGAGGGAAAAGGACGGGCGCATTTGCATCATCGACGTAAACCCCAACCCCGATTTAAACATCGACAGTGGCCTTGCGAATCAATGCAAAAGAAGCGGCTTGCCTTACGACGCCCTCGTCTCCTACATAGTCGATATAGCATTAAGGGAGGATAATCATGGACTCGCAAGAGAGACGGTATGCGAAGTACTTAGAGATAGCGCGGGCTACTAA
- a CDS encoding D-alanine--D-alanine ligase family protein, with the protein MDDKESSQEVPLPVRVIGIIFNLRKPTSEGDPDDLYEEYDSQSTVDALASEIESFGFKTTLFEQNEELFRKLTTNRPDFVFNIAEGTGVGRGRESQIPCLLESLGIPYSGSDPVSLGISLDKYLTNLVLKHEGVPVPSVALFRDEADLDKADHLFQRDGQIYIAKPRWEGSSKGVFKDSLCRNTEELRKNVLRIFERYKQPAVAEAFLPGVEITVGVIGNGSDARAIGMMKITERKPSNDGIFLYSLEHKRDWQEKILYEGPEAIDENVRKQAASVAIDAFRALELRDVARIDMRMDESGILRVIDINPLPGLSPYYSDLPILYSLSGGNYHDLVSKILEAAFKRYRLFHEGA; encoded by the coding sequence ATGGATGATAAAGAATCGAGTCAAGAGGTACCCCTACCAGTTAGGGTCATCGGCATTATCTTCAATTTAAGAAAACCTACCTCCGAAGGTGATCCCGATGATCTATACGAAGAGTACGACTCTCAGAGCACCGTAGATGCCCTGGCTAGCGAAATTGAGAGCTTTGGTTTTAAGACGACCCTCTTTGAGCAAAATGAAGAATTGTTTCGTAAGCTAACTACAAATAGGCCTGATTTTGTCTTCAACATCGCCGAAGGAACCGGTGTCGGCAGAGGAAGAGAATCTCAGATTCCCTGTCTCCTTGAATCCCTTGGCATTCCCTACAGCGGATCAGACCCCGTATCCCTTGGCATATCGCTCGACAAATACCTTACAAACCTCGTATTGAAGCACGAGGGCGTTCCCGTGCCATCTGTGGCGCTTTTCCGCGACGAAGCCGATCTGGATAAGGCAGATCACTTATTTCAAAGGGATGGCCAAATCTACATAGCGAAGCCGCGATGGGAAGGCTCATCCAAAGGCGTGTTCAAGGACTCTCTGTGCAGGAACACAGAGGAGCTACGCAAAAACGTCTTAAGGATATTTGAGCGATACAAACAGCCAGCTGTCGCTGAGGCCTTTCTACCCGGCGTTGAGATAACCGTTGGAGTTATCGGTAACGGTAGCGATGCCCGTGCCATCGGCATGATGAAGATAACCGAACGCAAGCCTTCAAATGATGGTATTTTTCTGTATTCGCTGGAGCACAAAAGGGATTGGCAGGAAAAGATACTCTACGAAGGACCGGAGGCCATCGACGAGAACGTCCGCAAACAGGCTGCTTCCGTCGCGATCGATGCATTTCGCGCACTGGAGCTTCGGGATGTCGCTCGCATAGACATGCGCATGGATGAATCAGGCATCCTTCGAGTCATCGATATCAATCCTTTGCCGGGCCTTTCCCCCTACTACAGCGACCTACCCATACTTTATTCGTTAAGCGGGGGCAACTATCACGACCTCGTATCGAAAATCCTGGAGGCTGCTTTTAAGCGCTACCGACTCTTTCATGAGGGAGCGTGA
- a CDS encoding AAA family ATPase codes for MEESRIIKVRSFFDVAVATKAFAIASSKPVALLPIGPQGCGKTTLGLYLACRLRDYEVISQDEIRKAMFRELYPQVGDVGFDKIYEALKPKEPHVRSKAIEMLKSSTKHVVYVDRMNLTSLSRADFILPSRFNVAIFFALPLEEILHRHKNRPDKALAIPDHVVISCFSKVEFPRRDEFDAIVIIRQKVPKAGDQAFQRS; via the coding sequence ATGGAAGAATCGAGGATAATAAAGGTAAGATCGTTCTTCGATGTGGCAGTTGCGACGAAGGCCTTTGCCATAGCTTCGTCAAAACCTGTCGCCTTGTTGCCCATAGGTCCTCAGGGGTGTGGAAAGACCACCCTTGGGCTGTATCTGGCTTGCAGGCTTCGCGATTATGAGGTAATTTCCCAAGACGAGATTAGAAAGGCCATGTTTCGCGAGCTGTACCCGCAAGTGGGCGACGTTGGCTTCGATAAGATATACGAAGCCCTTAAGCCGAAGGAACCTCATGTTCGAAGTAAGGCCATAGAGATGTTAAAGTCAAGCACCAAGCACGTAGTTTACGTGGATAGGATGAACTTAACGAGCCTGTCCAGGGCCGACTTCATCCTGCCTTCAAGGTTCAACGTGGCCATATTTTTTGCGCTGCCGTTGGAAGAGATCTTACATAGACATAAAAACAGGCCGGATAAGGCCTTAGCCATCCCTGACCACGTGGTCATAAGCTGCTTCAGCAAGGTCGAATTTCCAAGACGAGACGAGTTTGACGCCATCGTGATCATAAGACAGAAAGTGCCAAAAGCAGGCGACCAGGCCTTTCAAAGGTCTTGA
- a CDS encoding DedA family protein — protein sequence MLESIVNFLVNTIGHLGYPGIIALMFLESSFFPFPSEVVIPPAGYLAAEGKMSLIAVIACGILGSLLGAIFNYYFALKVGRYFFIKYGKYFFVSEKSLSKAERFFKRHGAISTFVGRLLPGIRQYISLPAGIARMRIDVFCLYTSLGAGIWVIILALLGYYIGNNKEVLNEALHSVSIGLILFCSTIIVIYALRYRAKNRKS from the coding sequence ATGCTTGAGTCCATCGTCAACTTCTTGGTAAATACCATAGGTCATCTCGGCTATCCCGGAATAATAGCCCTGATGTTCTTGGAGTCATCCTTTTTCCCCTTTCCAAGCGAGGTCGTGATACCGCCGGCAGGATATCTAGCCGCGGAAGGGAAGATGTCGCTTATAGCAGTGATCGCATGTGGCATCCTTGGAAGCTTGCTGGGGGCGATCTTCAACTACTATTTTGCCCTTAAGGTGGGAAGGTATTTCTTCATAAAATACGGCAAGTACTTCTTCGTGAGCGAAAAAAGCTTGTCCAAAGCCGAACGCTTCTTCAAGCGACACGGAGCCATTAGCACCTTTGTCGGGAGGTTACTGCCCGGCATCAGGCAATATATATCCCTTCCTGCCGGCATAGCGAGAATGAGGATAGACGTGTTTTGCCTTTATACGTCACTAGGGGCCGGCATATGGGTGATAATCCTTGCGCTTCTAGGATACTACATAGGCAACAACAAGGAGGTATTAAACGAGGCGCTTCATTCAGTCTCGATTGGTTTGATATTATTCTGCAGCACAATAATAGTAATATATGCATTAAGATACAGGGCAAAAAACAGAAAAAGCTAA
- a CDS encoding aminotransferase class IV, with product MKLCYYNDEFKSIEEMSLPVSDLMIQRGVGVFDTIRTYRKRPHALSIHLKRLEESAKSIGIELPVGKKRLAEIIREGIDRMEGEVQMRVYVTGGDVFADGIFPHPRYFIIFEPLEKAPKEDYVNGVVLHPIDMERPFPHIKSIFYLPAYIGRRQDKDAMEALYCPAGEITESSSSSFFMVIDGKIVTAPTERVLDGVMRQIVIKLAREAGLAVEMRCPLLSEVPMAQEAFITGSIKEILPVRRIGSQRISQVNGPISQYLQHLYAQRIEDYLE from the coding sequence TTGAAGCTGTGTTATTACAATGACGAATTTAAATCCATTGAAGAAATGAGTTTGCCAGTGAGCGACTTGATGATACAGAGGGGAGTCGGAGTTTTCGACACAATAAGGACATACAGAAAAAGGCCGCATGCCTTGTCGATCCACTTGAAAAGGTTAGAGGAGTCCGCCAAATCCATAGGTATCGAACTGCCCGTGGGCAAGAAGCGACTTGCCGAGATTATCCGCGAGGGCATAGACAGGATGGAAGGCGAGGTTCAAATGCGGGTGTATGTCACCGGCGGAGATGTCTTTGCTGACGGCATATTCCCGCACCCAAGGTATTTCATAATATTTGAGCCCTTGGAGAAAGCCCCAAAGGAAGATTACGTCAATGGAGTGGTGTTACATCCTATCGACATGGAAAGGCCGTTCCCGCACATTAAAAGCATATTCTACCTGCCCGCCTACATAGGACGAAGACAGGACAAGGATGCCATGGAGGCCTTATACTGCCCCGCGGGAGAAATAACGGAGTCCTCAAGCAGCAGCTTTTTCATGGTGATCGACGGCAAGATAGTCACCGCTCCGACAGAAAGGGTTTTAGACGGTGTGATGCGCCAAATCGTAATAAAGCTTGCCAGGGAAGCGGGATTAGCCGTCGAGATGCGTTGCCCGCTGCTTTCGGAGGTCCCAATGGCTCAGGAGGCGTTCATAACGGGCAGCATCAAGGAAATACTTCCCGTAAGAAGGATCGGCAGCCAGCGAATATCCCAGGTGAACGGGCCCATTAGCCAATACCTACAACATCTTTACGCCCAAAGGATCGAGGATTACCTCGAATGA
- the ilvE gene encoding branched-chain-amino-acid transaminase produces the protein MTVVYVNGEFLPKEEAKVSVFDHGFLYGDGVFEGIRAYAGRIFRLEEHIDRLYDSAKAIWLDIPISKKEMMEVCAETCRRNQLKDAYIRLVVSRGVGDLGLDPRNCKKTTIVCIADQIALYPEEFYKKGLKAATAATRKNYGEVLPPQVKTCNYLPNIMAKIESVVAGAQECFCMSREGYLTEGSGDNVFLVKKGVVKTPHPATGILIGVTRNAIIELAKKLGYPVEETFLTRYDVYTADEAFVTGTAAEMVAVVEVDGRKIGDGKPGPVTEKLREEFRKLVLSEGYPIYK, from the coding sequence ATGACCGTAGTTTATGTAAATGGCGAGTTTTTGCCCAAAGAAGAAGCCAAGGTATCCGTATTTGACCATGGATTTTTGTATGGTGATGGAGTGTTTGAGGGCATAAGGGCTTATGCCGGTCGGATATTCAGGCTGGAGGAACACATCGACAGGTTGTACGATTCGGCAAAGGCAATATGGTTGGACATCCCCATATCAAAAAAGGAAATGATGGAAGTCTGTGCCGAGACCTGCAGGAGAAACCAGCTCAAGGATGCCTATATAAGGCTAGTCGTGAGCAGGGGCGTAGGAGACCTGGGACTGGATCCTAGAAATTGTAAAAAGACCACTATAGTATGCATAGCCGATCAGATTGCCCTTTATCCCGAGGAGTTTTACAAGAAAGGCCTCAAAGCCGCGACAGCCGCGACTAGAAAAAACTATGGCGAGGTGCTTCCTCCTCAAGTTAAGACCTGCAACTACCTGCCTAACATAATGGCCAAGATAGAGTCCGTAGTTGCCGGCGCACAGGAGTGCTTCTGCATGAGCCGCGAAGGATATTTGACAGAAGGCTCCGGCGACAACGTCTTTTTGGTCAAAAAGGGCGTTGTAAAGACGCCTCATCCGGCGACGGGAATATTGATAGGCGTCACGAGGAATGCCATCATAGAGCTGGCGAAGAAGTTGGGCTATCCCGTCGAAGAGACCTTCCTTACGAGATATGACGTCTACACTGCCGACGAGGCCTTTGTGACCGGAACCGCTGCAGAAATGGTCGCCGTAGTCGAGGTTGACGGCAGAAAGATCGGCGACGGCAAACCCGGGCCTGTTACCGAAAAGCTCAGAGAGGAATTTCGCAAACTGGTGCTCTCGGAAGGATATCCCATATACAAATAA
- the buk gene encoding butyrate kinase, whose protein sequence is MAFNILVINPGSTSTKIAWYEDDLEVWRKSISHRPEELSRFENVIQQLDYRLDAVEKAVTEMGYSYDNLDAVIGRGGIVDPPMPGGVYEVDDVLIEYLRRCKPWEHASNLGGLMASAIARPRKIPAFIADSVATDELDDIARITGLPELPKYSLAHTLNVKSVARKAAKELGGDWRKFRFIVAHLGGGFTICAHKDGRMVDLNNANENGPFSPERAGTVPTGDLVRLCYSGKYNVKELRRKLAGGSGFVGYLGTNDVREVKKFIAQGDERASLIFRAMAWQVSKEIASYSAVLEGKVDAIILTGGVAYDEDFVAMVTERVQWIAPVLVYPGENEMKSLAENALRVLRGEEKAASYAQVVENYSKKEVV, encoded by the coding sequence TTGGCCTTCAATATATTAGTAATAAATCCTGGGTCCACTAGCACGAAGATAGCCTGGTATGAGGATGATTTGGAAGTATGGAGAAAGAGCATATCCCACCGTCCCGAAGAGCTATCCCGCTTTGAGAATGTGATACAACAGCTGGATTATAGGTTGGATGCCGTTGAAAAGGCCGTCACAGAAATGGGGTATTCCTACGACAATCTCGATGCCGTGATAGGGCGTGGAGGCATAGTGGATCCACCCATGCCGGGAGGAGTTTACGAGGTTGACGATGTATTGATAGAGTACTTGAGGCGGTGTAAGCCCTGGGAACACGCCTCCAACCTTGGCGGCCTTATGGCGAGCGCTATAGCGCGGCCAAGGAAAATTCCTGCCTTCATAGCGGATTCCGTGGCGACCGATGAACTTGACGATATCGCCCGGATTACCGGCTTGCCTGAGCTTCCCAAGTATTCGTTGGCTCATACCTTGAATGTCAAGTCCGTTGCGCGCAAGGCGGCCAAGGAATTGGGCGGCGATTGGCGAAAATTTCGATTTATAGTTGCCCATTTGGGCGGAGGCTTTACCATATGCGCCCATAAGGACGGCAGGATGGTTGACTTGAATAATGCAAACGAAAACGGACCCTTTTCACCTGAACGTGCCGGAACGGTACCGACAGGTGATCTGGTAAGGCTGTGCTATAGCGGCAAGTACAACGTGAAGGAGCTTCGCAGAAAATTAGCCGGAGGCTCGGGATTTGTGGGGTATTTAGGGACCAACGATGTCCGAGAGGTCAAAAAATTCATCGCCCAAGGCGACGAAAGGGCCAGCCTAATTTTTCGGGCCATGGCATGGCAGGTCTCCAAGGAGATCGCTTCTTATTCTGCTGTGCTTGAGGGCAAGGTGGACGCCATCATCCTGACCGGGGGCGTAGCTTACGATGAGGACTTCGTAGCCATGGTCACCGAAAGAGTTCAGTGGATAGCGCCAGTACTGGTATACCCGGGGGAAAACGAGATGAAGTCATTGGCTGAAAATGCCCTAAGGGTCTTAAGGGGCGAAGAAAAAGCTGCCTCCTACGCTCAAGTTGTGGAAAATTACAGCAAGAAGGAGGTGGTCTAA